A window of Phycisphaerae bacterium genomic DNA:
TCGAAATGAAAGAGCGCGATCGCAGCCCGCTGACCCTCGTCAAGCCGGCCCAGCAACCGCCGGACCTCCGGGCCGCTATCCTCCCGCTCCCGCCATCCAAACGCCTGTTCCGGCTCCAAGTCCACCACCCGAAGCCGCTTGCGCGACCGAACGTGGTCGATCGCCAGGTTCGTCGCGATCTTCAGCAGCCAGTTGCGAAACGACCGGC
This region includes:
- a CDS encoding sigma-70 family RNA polymerase sigma factor, yielding RSFRNWLLKIATNLAIDHVRSRKRLRVVDLEPEQAFGWREREDSGPEVRRLLGRLDEGQRAAIALFHFEELSYDQVAEAMGVPINTVRTLLHRGRRRLGELIQREKAMEDRAWTAARRKA